From a single Piliocolobus tephrosceles isolate RC106 chromosome 21, ASM277652v3, whole genome shotgun sequence genomic region:
- the ABHD17A gene encoding alpha/beta hydrolase domain-containing protein 17A isoform X1, with product METCGREAPWDSAWTAMGLGPGLLTGLLSGAVAGGAPSPRPRLGASPRLPCWARPGGVVGGGPGGGPARAAPAMNGLSLSELCCLFCCPPCPGRIAAKLAFLPPEATYSLVPEPESGPGGAGAAPLGTLRASSGAPGRWKLHLTERADFQYSQRELDTIEVFPTKSARGNRVSCMYVRCVPGARYTVLFSHGNAVDLGQMSSFYIGLGSRLHCNIFSYDYSGYGASSGRPSERNLYADIDAAWQALRTRYGISPDSIILYGQSIGTVPTVDLASRYECAAVVLHSPLTSGMRVAFPDTKKTYCFDAFPNIEKVSKITSPVLIIHGTEDEVIDFSHGLALYERCPKAVEPLWVEGAGHNDIELYSQYLERLRRFISQELPSQRA from the exons ATGGAGACCTGTGGTCGCGAGGCTCCCTGGGACTCGGCTTGGACCGCGATGGGGCTGGGCCCTGGCCTCCTAACGGGGCTCCTGTCTGGGGCGGTAGCTGGGGGGGCGCCCTCCCCCCGCCCGCGACTCGGAGCGTCCCCACGCCTCCCCTGCTGGGCCAGGCCGGGTGGTGTCGTTGGCGGGGGCCCCGGTGGAGGCCCGGCCCGGGCGGCGCCCGCCATGAACGGGCTGTCGCTGAGTGAGCTCTGCTGCCTCTTCTGCTGCCCGCCCTGCCCCGGCCGCATCGCTGCCAAGCTCGCCTTCCTGCCGCCGGAGGCCACCTACTCCCTGGTGCCTGAACCCGAGTCGGGGCCTGGTGGGGCCGGGGCCGCCCCCTTGGGGACCCTGCGGGCCTCCTCGGGTGCACCCGGGCGCTGGAAGCTGCACCTGACGGAGCGTGCCGACTTCCAGTACAGCCAGCGCGAGCTGGACACCATCGAGGTCTTCCCCACCAAGAGCGCCCGCGGCAACCGTGTCTCCTGCATGTATGTTCGCTGCGTGCCTGGCGCCAG GTACACGGTCCTCTTCTCGCACGGCAACGCTGTGGACCTGGGCCAGATGAGCAGCTTCTACATTGGCCTGGGCTCCCGCCTCCATTGCAACATCTTCTCCTATGACTACTCCGGCTACGGTGCCAGCTCGGGCAGGCCGTCCGAGAGGAACCTCTATGCCGACATTGACGCTGCCTGGCAGGCCCTGCGCACCAG GTACGGCATCAGCCCGGACAGCATCATCCTGTACGGGCAGAGCATCGGCACGGTGCCCACCGTGGACCTGGCCTCGCGCTACGAGTGCGCCGCGGTAGTACTGCACTCGCCGCTCACCTCGGGCATGCGCGTCGCCTTCCCCGACACCAAGAAGACCTACTGCTTCGACGCCTTCCCCAA CATCGAGAAGGTGTCCAAGATCACGTCGCCCGTCCTCATCATCCACGGCACGGAGGATGAGGTGATCGACTTTTCGCACGGGCTGGCCCTCTACGAGCGCTGCCCCAAGGCCGTGGAGCCGCTGTGGGTGGAGGGCGCCGGGCACAACGACATTGAGCTCTACAGCCAGTACCTGGAGCGCCTGCGCCGCTTCATCTCCCAGGAGCTGCCCAGTCAGCGCGCCTAG
- the ABHD17A gene encoding alpha/beta hydrolase domain-containing protein 17A isoform X2, translated as METCGREAPWDSAWTAMGLGPGLLTGLLSGAVAGGAPSPRPRLGASPRLPCWARPGGVVGGGPGGGPARAAPAMNGLSLSELCCLFCCPPCPGRIAAKLAFLPPEATYSLVPEPESGPGGAGAAPLGTLRASSGAPGRWKLHLTERADFQYSQRELDTIEVFPTKSARGNRVSCMYVRCVPGARQGHQAQGGHPQLAWLGRPGDSSDPAPGGCLLGWGTGAALTCGYIRLLARYTVLFSHGNAVDLGQMSSFYIGLGSRLHCNIFSYDYSGYGASSGRPSERNLYADIDAAWQALRTRYGISPDSIILYGQSIGTVPTVDLASRYECAAVVLHSPLTSGMRVAFPDTKKTYCFDAFPNIEKVSKITSPVLIIHGTEDEVIDFSHGLALYERCPKAVEPLWVEGAGHNDIELYSQYLERLRRFISQELPSQRA; from the exons ATGGAGACCTGTGGTCGCGAGGCTCCCTGGGACTCGGCTTGGACCGCGATGGGGCTGGGCCCTGGCCTCCTAACGGGGCTCCTGTCTGGGGCGGTAGCTGGGGGGGCGCCCTCCCCCCGCCCGCGACTCGGAGCGTCCCCACGCCTCCCCTGCTGGGCCAGGCCGGGTGGTGTCGTTGGCGGGGGCCCCGGTGGAGGCCCGGCCCGGGCGGCGCCCGCCATGAACGGGCTGTCGCTGAGTGAGCTCTGCTGCCTCTTCTGCTGCCCGCCCTGCCCCGGCCGCATCGCTGCCAAGCTCGCCTTCCTGCCGCCGGAGGCCACCTACTCCCTGGTGCCTGAACCCGAGTCGGGGCCTGGTGGGGCCGGGGCCGCCCCCTTGGGGACCCTGCGGGCCTCCTCGGGTGCACCCGGGCGCTGGAAGCTGCACCTGACGGAGCGTGCCGACTTCCAGTACAGCCAGCGCGAGCTGGACACCATCGAGGTCTTCCCCACCAAGAGCGCCCGCGGCAACCGTGTCTCCTGCATGTATGTTCGCTGCGTGCCTGGCGCCAG ACAAGGACACCAGGCTCAGGGAGGCCATCCCCAGCTGGCATGGTTGGGCAGGCCAGGCGACTCCAGTGACCCAGCCCCTGGTGGTTGCCTGCTGGGGTGGGGCACAGGGGCCGCCCTGACCTGCGGGTACATCCGCCTTCTCGCCAG GTACACGGTCCTCTTCTCGCACGGCAACGCTGTGGACCTGGGCCAGATGAGCAGCTTCTACATTGGCCTGGGCTCCCGCCTCCATTGCAACATCTTCTCCTATGACTACTCCGGCTACGGTGCCAGCTCGGGCAGGCCGTCCGAGAGGAACCTCTATGCCGACATTGACGCTGCCTGGCAGGCCCTGCGCACCAG GTACGGCATCAGCCCGGACAGCATCATCCTGTACGGGCAGAGCATCGGCACGGTGCCCACCGTGGACCTGGCCTCGCGCTACGAGTGCGCCGCGGTAGTACTGCACTCGCCGCTCACCTCGGGCATGCGCGTCGCCTTCCCCGACACCAAGAAGACCTACTGCTTCGACGCCTTCCCCAA CATCGAGAAGGTGTCCAAGATCACGTCGCCCGTCCTCATCATCCACGGCACGGAGGATGAGGTGATCGACTTTTCGCACGGGCTGGCCCTCTACGAGCGCTGCCCCAAGGCCGTGGAGCCGCTGTGGGTGGAGGGCGCCGGGCACAACGACATTGAGCTCTACAGCCAGTACCTGGAGCGCCTGCGCCGCTTCATCTCCCAGGAGCTGCCCAGTCAGCGCGCCTAG